One window of the Saccopteryx bilineata isolate mSacBil1 chromosome 2, mSacBil1_pri_phased_curated, whole genome shotgun sequence genome contains the following:
- the DHRS7B gene encoding dehydrogenase/reductase SDR family member 7B: MVRAMDFTPSTAILPLLLGCVGLFGLVRLLQGMRTKTDLQGAVVVITGATSGLGRDCAKVFCAAGAKLVLCGRNREALEELAEELAASRATQVETHRPYVVAFDLAYSGAIPAATAEILQCFGYVDVLINNAGISYRGAILDTTVDVDKKVMETNYFGPVALTKALLPSMIQRRRGHVVAISSIQGKISIPFRSAYAASKHATQAFFDCLRAEMEQYQIKVTVISPGYIHTNLSLNAVTADGSRYGVMDKTTAQGRSPAEVARDVLDAVGKKREDVILADLLPSLAIYLRTLAPGLFFSLMASRARKEQKSKDS, encoded by the exons ATGGTGAGGGCCATGGACTTCACCCCCTCCACGGCCATCCTGCCCCTGCTGCTCGGCTGCGTGGGACTCTTCGGCCTCGTCAGGTTGCTGCAGGGCATGCGGACGAAGACCGACCTCCAGGGCGCGGTCGTGGTCATTACAGGGGCCACGTCGGGGCTGGGGCGAG ATTGCGCCAAAGTCTTCTGTGCTGCGGGCGCTAAGCTGGTGCTCTGCGGCCGGAACAGGGAGGCCCTGGAGGAGCTCGCAGAAGAACTTGCTGCTTCTCGGGCCACCCAG GTAGAGACACACAGGCCTTACGTGGTGGCCTTCGACCTCGCATACTCTGGGGCCATACCTGCAGCAACAGCGGAGATCCTGCAGTGCTTTGGCTACGTGGACGTGCTCATCAACAATGCTGGGATCAGCTACCGCGGTGCCATCTTGGACACCACCGTGGACGTGGACAAGAAAGTCATGGAGACAAACTACTTTGGTCCAGTAGCTCTAACAAAAG CACTCCTGCCCTCCATGATCCAGAGACGGCGTGGTCACGTAGTGGCCATCAGCAGCATCCAGGGAAAAATCAGCATTCCTTTCCGGTCCGCAT ACGCAGCCTCTAAGCACGCAACCCAGGCCTTCTTTGACTGTCTGCGTGCCGAGATGGAACAGTATCAGATCAAGGTGACCGTAATCAGCCCCGGCTACATCCACACCAACCTGTCTCTAAATGCCGTCACTGCCGATGGCTCCAGATACGGAG TTATGGACAAGACCACGGCCCAGGGCCGAAGTCCCGCGGAGGTGGCCCGAGATGTTCTGGACGCTgtggggaagaaaagggaagatgtGATCCTGGCTGACCTGCTGCCGTCTTTGGCCATTTATCTGCGAACTCTGGCTCCTGGGCTCTTCTTCAGCCTCATGGCCTCACGGGCCAGAAAGGAGCAGAAGTCCAAGGACTCCTAG